Proteins from one Gimesia maris genomic window:
- a CDS encoding SMI1/KNR4 family protein: protein MLVVSRCGLDTNRQKMVSIKEIEWSECRGKPTVDAIKQFEVVIGRELPETLKVLLDTVNGGSPSHDIFSYKDPETYQEIRSCLGALISFNSEDENNILDYLSRPSEGMSSELAPFAAVGNGNLICLKKNSECVFIWLHGNRSGYDECQLADTFQEFIEVLQQDNDDEDEDEDLDTELANLEEE from the coding sequence ATGTTGGTGGTTTCAAGATGTGGTTTGGATACTAATAGGCAAAAAATGGTTAGTATAAAAGAAATTGAATGGAGCGAATGCAGAGGCAAACCTACGGTGGATGCGATAAAACAATTCGAAGTTGTGATAGGTCGCGAATTGCCTGAAACTCTTAAGGTACTCCTAGATACAGTAAATGGTGGAAGTCCGTCTCATGACATTTTTTCTTATAAAGATCCCGAAACCTATCAAGAGATCCGTTCTTGTCTGGGAGCGTTGATCAGTTTCAATTCAGAGGATGAAAACAACATCTTAGATTATCTCAGCCGACCTTCCGAAGGAATGTCTAGTGAATTAGCGCCATTTGCAGCGGTCGGAAACGGTAACTTGATCTGTTTAAAAAAAAATAGCGAATGTGTCTTCATCTGGCTGCATGGAAATAGATCTGGATATGACGAGTGTCAATTAGCTGATACATTTCAGGAGTTTATAGAAGTGCTTCAGCAAGATAATGATGATGAAGACGAAGACGAAGACTTGGATACCGAGTTAGCAAATCTAGAGGAAGAATAG